One window from the genome of Pseudonocardia hierapolitana encodes:
- a CDS encoding acyl-CoA dehydrogenase, whose translation MNPDFDTYRLSDEHEALRQAVRALAEKEIAPYAAEVDEQGRYPIEAQNALVKAGLQAVVIPEEYGGEGADELAGCIVIEEVARVCASSSLIPAVNGLGLTPILLSASDELKRQVLPSIAAGDAMISYALSEREAGSDAASMKTRARREGDSWVLNGTKCWITNAGESTWYTVMAVTDPEKKANGISAFVVHRDDPGFEVGPKERKLGINGSPTREIYFTDCRIPADRIIGAEGTGFKTALSTLDHTRPTIGAQAVGIAQGALDVATAYVKERKQFGRHIAEFQGIQFMLADMAMKVEAARQLVYVATSRAERGEPDLGFISSAAKCFASDTAMSVTTDAVQLLGGYGYTKDFPVERMMRDAKITQIYEGTNQIQRMVMARALLR comes from the coding sequence ATGAACCCCGACTTCGACACCTACCGGCTCAGCGACGAGCACGAGGCGCTGCGCCAGGCGGTGCGGGCGCTCGCGGAGAAGGAGATCGCCCCGTACGCCGCGGAGGTCGACGAGCAGGGCCGCTACCCGATCGAGGCGCAGAACGCCCTGGTCAAGGCGGGGCTCCAGGCCGTCGTCATCCCCGAGGAGTACGGCGGCGAGGGGGCCGACGAGCTGGCGGGCTGCATCGTGATCGAGGAGGTGGCGCGCGTCTGCGCCTCGTCCTCGCTGATCCCGGCCGTCAACGGGCTGGGGCTCACGCCGATCCTGCTGTCGGCGTCCGACGAGCTGAAGCGCCAGGTCCTCCCGTCCATCGCGGCGGGCGACGCGATGATCAGCTACGCGCTGTCGGAACGCGAGGCGGGTTCGGACGCCGCGTCGATGAAGACCCGCGCCCGCCGCGAGGGCGACTCCTGGGTGCTCAACGGCACCAAGTGCTGGATCACCAACGCCGGCGAGTCCACCTGGTACACGGTGATGGCCGTGACCGACCCGGAGAAGAAGGCCAACGGGATCTCGGCGTTCGTCGTGCACCGCGACGACCCCGGCTTCGAGGTGGGGCCCAAGGAGCGCAAGCTGGGGATCAACGGCTCGCCCACCCGGGAGATCTACTTCACCGACTGCCGGATCCCGGCCGACCGCATCATCGGCGCCGAGGGCACCGGCTTCAAGACCGCGCTCTCCACGCTCGACCACACGCGCCCGACGATCGGCGCGCAGGCCGTCGGAATCGCGCAGGGCGCGCTCGACGTCGCCACCGCGTACGTCAAGGAGCGCAAGCAGTTCGGCAGGCACATCGCCGAGTTCCAGGGCATCCAGTTCATGCTCGCCGACATGGCGATGAAGGTGGAGGCCGCCCGCCAGCTCGTCTACGTCGCCACCTCGCGCGCCGAGCGCGGCGAGCCGGACCTCGGGTTCATCTCCAGCGCGGCGAAGTGCTTCGCCTCCGACACGGCGATGAGCGTCACCACCGACGCCGTGCAGCTGCTGGGTGGCTACGGCTACACCAAGGACTTCCCGGTGGAGCGCATGATGCGCGACGCGAAGATCACGCAGATCTACGAGGGCACCAACCAGATCCAGCGGATGGTGATGGCGCGGGCCCTGCTGAGGTGA